In the Pongo abelii isolate AG06213 chromosome 9, NHGRI_mPonAbe1-v2.0_pri, whole genome shotgun sequence genome, AACCCAGGCCTCCCTGAGATGAGAGAAGACCCCAGccagctctccctccctttcccaggCTTAGGAGCACTCCTGTGGGGAGTCCAGGTGGCCTTGCCCAGCCACCTGTCCCAGGGCCTGCTCCCACTCTGCCTCTGCTGAGCCTGGGGCATTTGCCTTCTGATCCCCAGAGTGCCCCCTCTGACCCATTGGGCTCTCAGGAAGCAGGCCGTGTAGTTGCTCTGAATTTCCCGGTGAAGCCGTctttcctccccttcttccccatTCACCGATATTTGACATTTATTGAGGGGCCACAGTGTGCCGGGCCTTGCTCTGGGAATACAGTCAGTAGTGAAGGAGACAAAGTCCTGCCCTGGGTTAGGGCCCAGCCATATGACCTCATTTGAATGAAGAATAAAGACATTCAGCAAACAACCTCACTAATGTAAAATTATAGagaggctggacgtggtggctcacgggagtagcatcccagtactttgggatgctaaggccagcggatcacttgagcacaggcgttcgaaaccagcctggccaacatggcaaaaccccgtctctactaaaaatataaaaattagctgggtgtggtggcattgcccgtaatcccagctacttgcgagggttgaggtgggagggtggcttgagcccaggaggtcgaggcctcagtgagcctagattgcaccactgcactccagcctgggtgacaaaatgagaccctgtctcaaaataaaattatagagatAAGTCCTGTATCAGAATGCAGTGTAATTCAATGAGAGGATAATATGCTGATTCATCCTAATTATGACTTACGAGGCAGAGTGTGGGTGTGGTGAACAGAGAAGGAATTAggaggtgcaaaggccctggggcagacaGGTAGGCAGGTACCAGAATGTAACAGATGCCATATTACTCACACTTCTGCTCCAAGCatatacctaagagaaatgaaaacatgtccccATAAAACCTTGtacatgaattttttatttttttgaaacagggtcttgctctgtcacccaggctggagtgtagtggcacgattgcggctcactgcagtccgagctcctaggctcaagtgattctcctgcctcagcctcccgagtagctgggaccacagctgtgcactaccacacccagccaattttttgttgttgttgtattttttgtagatatggggtctcgctatgtttcccaggctggtctccaactcctgggctcaagtgatctgcctgcttcagcctcctagtgtgctgggattacaggcgtgagccactgtgcccagcccaatttgtacatgaatttttatagcatcattattcatagtagccaaaaatgaaacaacccaaatgcccattaactgATGAATCAACAAAATGTATATCCAGACAATGAGTATTAACCAACCACAATAAGTAATGAAGTTCTGATACGGTTGAAAACATAgttgaatcttgaaaacattatgccaagttaaagaagccagtcacagatgaccacatattgtatgattccattcctATGAAGGGTCCACAATAGACAGGTCCATAGACACCAGGTGGCTTAAATaacggaaatttattttctcacagttctggacgctagaagtccaagatcaaggaattGGCAGAGTTGGTTTCATTGTAAGGCCTTGCTCCTGGGCTTGTAGatagccatcttctccctgtgtcttcacatgctCTTCTTCTATGTGACTGTgtcctttttaaacatttattgtgggccaggtgcgggggctcacgcctgtaatcccaacactttgggaggcagaggtgggcagatcacaaagtcaggagttccagaccagcctgaccaacatggtgaaaccccgtctctactaaaaatacaaaaattagccaggtgtggtgttgcgcacctgtaatcccagctactcgggaggctgaggcaggagaatcgcttgaacctgggaggcaaaggttgcagtgagctaagatggcaccactgcactccagcctgggtgacagagggaaactgtctcaaaaaaaaaaaaaaaaaaaaaagtattgtggtcaggcatggtggctcacgcctataaccccaatactttgggaggctctgaggcaggtggatcaactgaggtcaggagttcgagaccagcctgaccaacatggtgaaaccctgtctctactaaatacaaaaaattagccaggcgtggtggcgtacacctgtcatcccagctacttgggaggctgaggcaggagaattgcttgaacctgggaggtaaaggtctcagtgagctgagattgtgccactgcactccagcctatgcaacaagagcaaaactctgtctcaaaaataaaataatttttaaaaataaaaatttattgtttatttattttttgagacaaggtcttgctctgttgctcagactggagtgcagtggcgcaatcacggctcactgaaacctccacctccaggagttcaagaccagcctgggcaacatggtgaaacccatctctacaaaaactagacagctgtggtctcagctacccaggagactgaggtgggagggtcgcttgagcctaggaggtagaggttgcagtgagctgtgactgcaccactgcactccagcctaggtgacagagtgagaccctgtctcaaaaaaaaggggtcGGTGGGGATACCAGTCTTACTGGATGAGGTACCATGTGacttcattttaccttaattaccctttaaagaccctgtctccaaagacAGTCACCTTATGAGATACTGAGTGTTAGGACTTAAACATATGCGTTTGGTTGGGCGGGGACATGATTCAGTCATATCAAGgtggggaatggagtggtgtaACTGCTGATGGGTGTGCGTGTCCTTTTTGGGGTGattaaaatgttctggaattagtggCAATTAATGTGCATCtctgtgaacatactaaaaaccactgaattgccCAGCCAGAAAGGATAAACTTTTGCCCTGGGGCAGGAAGAAGGCTGGCatgcagagagaggagaaagggggGCTGGATGAGCTGGACTGCTAGCGGGGGCCCCAATACTACATAAGACCTTTCCCTTCTCCACAGTATCTGGTGTTAAAGCTCATTATGAGGACCCTTTCAGCCCGGGGTTGGGATTGGAAGTGAGACACTGAAACTTCAAGGGCTGGGTTCTGGCCTGGGTGGGCATTTGCCATGGAGCAAAATAGCCTCTTGCAGCACATACGGGGTTTCCTGTGCCGGGCACTGTCCTAAGTCCTTCTCAACTCTTTCGTCACTGAGTTCTCATAGCAGTCCAGTGAGCCAAGTACCATTCCTCTCTTCAGTTCACCGTGCCAGGTCACTTGGCTAGGGTCCCACTAGGAGTTCGAAGGAAGCCAGGCTAGAGCTCAGGCCTCTCACCAGCTGGAGGTCTTTCCCAGACTCTCTAAGGTGAGAGTTGGTAAATGGTGTCAGCCTGGGCCTGGATGAGTGACCCACAGTGCTCAGTGAATTTCAGGAACAGAGCCAGGGGATGCTGCGATGGGGGAGAAGCAGGGCTGGGCGCTCACCTGGCTTCCCCGGACCTGCAGGTCCAGCCTCGCTCTCCTTCTCCCGAGCACCTCTGGCCCAAGGCCTGCCCACTTGCTGGAGCTGGCCCCTTGGCGAGGCTGCTGGGAGGGCCCGTGCTGCCAGGGTGGTCAGGGTCAGCGTAAGAGGTGCCGAAGGGACACCCAAGGGGGTGCCCAGGTGGCAAGGTGCCTGTATGCTCAGGGAAGCCACGTCCCAGCTCGCGGGTGGGTGCAGCAGAGGCCCACGTGACCTTGCTGCTGACATTCCTCAGAGGCCATGTGGCCCCAACTGGCAGCAACAGCTGCAGACAGGGGCTGAACCAGCTTTGTTCCCGGGGTGGCGCCTGCTCTCCATCCAGGCCCCACTCCGGCTCCCACCCGATGCTGCTTTTGTTCCCACGTTTCGGGGGGCAGCTGGCACTGTGATTCCTGTGCCATGAGTGCCTAGAGGCACGGAGCCACCAGGGATCACCCCACGTGGGGCACAGGGCTTGGGGAGGATGGGGCAGGACCAGACCAAGCAGCAGATCGAGAAGGGGCTCCAGCTGTACCAGTCCAACCAGACAGAGAAGGCATTGCAGGTGTGGATGAAGGTGCTGGAGAAGAGCTCGGACCTCATGGGGCGTTTCCGCGTGCTGGGCTGCCTGGTCACGGCCCACTCGGAGATGGGCCGCTACAAGGAGATGCTGAAGGTGGGTGTACCCGGCCTGGGGGCGTTCGAGGGTCAGGCTGGGGCCGGATGTCTCCCAGGCTCCCCAGTCCCCTCTCGGCCTCCTCGGGCTCCCCTGTGTCCCATAGGCTGGTAGCCAGGGCCCGAGGCTCTGAATTTATATCTAAGGCCCTGGGTCTTAGATACTGAGTCTTGGCATCAGATTCAGGCCTGTAGCCTTGAACTGTGGTGCCCGAGTCTCTGAGACTGAGGTTCTCCAGCCTCAGGGTCGAGGGTTTGTGGGTCTCAAGCCCAGTGTAGGTTTCAGCCTTCCTGTCTGGTGTTCTGTATCTGAGCCTGGCGGGGTGTGGGCTCCAGGGTTGCGGctaggggtgggtgggtggtggagACTCCAGATCTGAGGCTTGGGATAGAAGGTGAAGGCTGCGAGCCTGAGCTTGGAGGTGAGGCTGGGGTGTAGGGAAGGTAGCTGAGGCTGGCGGGTAGAAGCTCTGGGTCTGAAGCTTTGGGATCTGTGGCTTTGGGTGTGAGGCTGGGGGATGGGTGTGGGGCCTCCAAGTCTGAGCCTGCAGTGTGGGCTGGGGTCCCAGGCTCAGAGTCCAGGCTGAGCACCACCTGCCCACCGTCGCGGTGTGCAGTTTGCTGTGGTCCAGATCGACACGGCCCGGGAGCTGGAGGATGCCGACTTCCTCCTGGAGAGCTACCTGAACCTGGCACGCAGCAACGAGAAGCTGTGCGAGTTTCACAAGACCATCTCCTACTGCAAGACCTGCCTTGGGCTGCCTGGTACCAGGGCAGGTGCCCAGCTCGGAGGCCAGGTCAGCCTGAGCATGGGCAATGCcttcctgggcctcagtgtctTCCAGAAGGCCCTGGAGAGCTTCGAGAAGGCCCTGCGCTATGCCCACAACAACGATGACGCCATGCTCGAGTGCCGTgtgtgctgcagcctgggcagcttCTATGCCCAGGTCAAGGTGGGCCTGCACCCCAGGGGGACAGCAGTGTGTGTGGAGGGTTTTGGGGCTCCCCTTTCATGAGGCACACACCCTGTGGCACTACCTCATTCAGCCTTCCTTTTAGGGAGGGCTGAGGAGAGTGAGAATCAGAGAGCAAAAAGGCTTATCCAGGAAGGTAACAACTTGGCCAGGAAGCCAGcaagggcagagccaggattcaaaccttgATCTGTCTGACTTCCTGGAGGAATAATGGGAGGCTCTGTGAGGACAGGCCAGCGGCCTGCCCTGCCATGTttgctgtgtggtcttgggcaagtcacctctcCTCTCTGAACCTTGGGAGagatctgtaaaatgaaggagaATAGGACTCACCTTACAGTGGGGTTGTATGGAGTcagtcatcaaatatttattgaccatctACTGTATCCCAAGACTGTTGACCCAGGGTGTAGCACTGAGAAAAACAGCCAAGTCCCCGTCCTCACGAAGGTTGCATTCTAGTTGGGGAAGAAAGACGATCAACACAGTCAGGAAGTCAAGTGGTTAGGAGAAAGCGAAGCGGGGCAAAGGGCTGGCAGCACTGGGCGTGGGGGTGTCATAATTTCAAATATGGTGGTCGGAGGGCCTCGCGGAGGTGATGTTTGATGGCTTGAAGAAGAGAGGGTGCGCCATGCAGAAATCTGGTGAGAGAGCATTCTAGGCAAAAATGGGCAAACCCCTAAAGCCAAGCTGGACCCTGGGGAGCACCCTGGAATGTTTCCTGGAATGTTCCAGGAAGGACAGAGGCCAGCATGGCTGCCAGGCGTGTCTCAGGTGTGTGCGGAGGTAGAGAGGTGAGAGGAGGAGGGCCAACTGTGAAGGTACTGATAGGGTCAGCCACAGCAGGTTCTGACCCTTGGGTATTTTTTGGCGGGGGCAggggcggagttttgctcttgtcacccaggctggagcgcagtggcgccatttcggctcactgcaacctccgcctcctgggttcaagcgattctcctgcctcagcctcccaagtagctgggactacaggcgcccgccaccacacccggctaatttttgtgtttttagtagaaatggggtttcaccatgttggccaggctggtcttgaactcctgacctcagggattcgcccgtcttggcctcccaaagtgctgggattacaggcgtgagccaccgcgcccggccgacccTGGGTATTTTTGTTCCCTTTCCCCTCAGGTATCTGTGCTGTGCTTGGTCCATGGGGGATTTAATGCCTGGCCccagtagatgcttaataaatcttGGAGTTAGTGAGTGGATAAATGCTGATGGATCCAAGCTGGGGTGAGAGGAAATGAGTCACCAAGGATGACAGCCAGGACTTTGTTTTTAGGAAGCAGATGTAAGGGGGAGCCATTCAGTGAGATGCGATAGGACTGGGGCGGGACAGgggtttttaaaaacctttttaattctgaagaaaagtaagctaggcatggtggctcacacttgtaatcccagcactttgagaagctgaggggTGAGGATCACTcaagaccaggagttccagaccagcctctacaaacagttttgttttgtttttttaatttggcaaggcttatgcctataatctgagcactttgagaggccaagcaggattgcttgagcccaggagtttgagagcagcttgagccaaacagcaagaccccatctgcacaaaaatttaaaaatgaaccagacatggtggctcacacctattgtttcagctactcaggaggctgaggcgggaggatcacttgagcccaggagtttgaggctgcagtgagccatgagtgctccactgcactccagcgtgggcaacagagcaagaccctatgtgagagaaaaaaaaaacaaaaaacccaagtgTAGGCTTGTGGGGTGTTCATTGCTAGTGGGATGTCCGTGCTTCTAAATCTTTTCAGTTATCAGAATAACTGAAGTTTATACTGACATTTCCAATTCAAATCTAATGTTTCAGGAGCTCCCCTTAACTTATTTTAAACTTGATTGTCTTTTCTCTTAGATGAAAAATCTTAGTTTCTAACaacataattaaatatttgctttacCCTACAAAATACGTAAAATAATTCCAAAAGACAATACAAATATTACTCTAGAAAATAAAGACAACTGAATGAAGTTTAAGATTTCTTTGCTGTtcttatggcttttttttttttttttgagacagtctcactctgttgtctaggctggagtgccagtggctcgatctcagctcactgcaacttctacctcccgggttcaagcaattcttctggctcagcctcccaagtagctaggactacaggcacacgccactatgcccagctaattttctgtattttcagtagagacggggtttcaccatgttggccaggatggttgacctggtgatccacccgcttcagcctcccaaagtgctgggattacaggtgtgagccactgtgcccagccttgtttttgtAATATATCCCACTATGGGTAAACTGAGTACTTTTGTTCCAAAgtcattgaaataatttttttttttttttttttagagacagagtcttactctgtcacccaggctggagtgcagtggcacaatctcggccactgcaacctccacctcccgggttcacgccattctcctgcctcagcctcccgagtagctgggactacaggcgcctgccaccacacccagctaattttgtgtgtgtgtgtatttctagtggagacggggtttcaccgtgttagccaggatggtctggatctcctgaccttgtggtccacctgcctcggcctcccaaagtgctgggattacaggcataagccactgcgcctggccgaaataattatttgtgtgtgtggttgtagTAATATGACACACAGTTAGggacatttatttactttttttttttttttttgagacggtgtctccgtctgtcgcccaggctggagtgcagtggcacgatctcggctcactgcaacctctgtctcccagattcaagtgattcttctgcctcagcctcccaagtagctgggaccacaggcacttgtcactatacctggctaatttttttgtattttagtagtgatggggtttcaccatgttagccaggatggtctcgatctcctgacttcaagatctgcccgccttggcctcccaaagtgctgggattacaggcgtgagccactgcacccagccttaggtttttgtggggttttttttgtttttttttttttttgagataggatcttgctctgtcacccaggatggagtgcagtggctcaatcacggttcactgtaacctaaaactcctgtgttcaagcaatcctccctcctcagcttcctgagtagctgggactacaggcacattcttccacatctggctaatttttaaattttttgtagagacagtggtcttgcaatgttgcctaggctgatcttgaactcctggcctcaagctgttctcccaactcagcttccccgagtgctgggattacagacatgagccattgcacctgacctccattttctatttttaggtatttttcaaattaaatttaatttttttaacctataaaacatttatatggcttcaaatttaaaagtatgtaaTAAGGCATATTAGGAAaaggtttttttgggggggttatTGACTCCTCTCTTTTGGTCATGTTAACTTGGAGCTGCTTGTTAAATATTAAGTGAAAGATCAAATAGAtttaccttgaaaaagaacagtgaAATGGGGCTTTAGCTGAAGGGAAATGAGGTCAAGAGAAGGTgggttagttttcttttttctttccttcttttcttttgtttctttttttttttttttttttttttttttttgtgagacagagtctgcctctgtcacccaggctggagtacagtggtgcaatctcagctcaccgtatcctcgacctcctgtgctcaagtgattctcccacctcagcctcttgagtagcttgggactacaggcgtgcaccaccacgcacagctgactttatttttgtagagacagggtctcactaagttgcccaggccgttctccaactcctgtgctcaagcgatcctcctgtcttggcctcccaaagtgctgggattccaggcgtgaaccactgtgcctggcccagtttttattttttaaatgagatgagAAATGCCAGACATGTTTGCACGTGGATGGGAAAGATGCTGTAAAAAGAACCTGACAATGCAGAGACTGCTCGTCGGGGGCTGGCATTTGATGGGAACAGGAGCCATCCTCCACAGTGAGGAAAGGAGGCAGGGAGCGTGGGAGCAGAGGTGCGGAGATGGGAGATCTGGTGGAGACAGGAGGGGAAGGAGCTTCTccctgattttcttccttttcctcgtGGAGTTGAGGCGAGGTCATCAGCTGACCATGGGCaggtagaaaaagcatttggaagCTTGAGGAGAAAGTACAAGCCAATGGTTGCATCGCCTCGCTGAGTCTGTCTGATGTTCTTTTGAGCCTGTTGTGCTGCCAGTCTGCCACTGAGCTTCAGTGAACACCTGCTTCCGGGTGCCAGCAGGCAAGCTCTAGTGGAGGGATCTGGTATCTCCCATCCCTGTGCATCTCTGAAGCTGAGGAGCCCATTTGGCATTGGGAGAAAAGAGAAGCCAACtgtattttcttgtcttttcattcattcactcgacaaatatttattgtgcatcTACCAAGTGCCAAGAACTGTGCTAGGCTCTTGGGATGCGTCACAAGTCAGATGAGAATTCCTGAGTCCACGGAGCGAcacctttgcactggctgttccctctaCCTGGGCCACTCTTGTCCTGGATGTCACAATGAATGAGCAGGCACTCGGGTCCCCCGCCCCTACCTGCTGTTAGAGAAGCCTGGTCCAGGAGCCCTTGACTTGGGGCAGCCTCTGCCACTCAGTTtgcctccttccattccacgtcccctGCAGGACTACGAGAAAGCCCTGTTCTTCCCCTGCAAGGCGGCAGAGCTTGTCAACGACTATGGCAAAGGCTGGAGCCTGAAGTACCGGGCCATGAGCCAGTACCACATGGCCGTGGCCTATCGCCTGCTGGGCCACCTGGGCAGTGCCATGGAGTGTTGTGAGGTGGGGCAGCAGGGAAGGGGGCAGGTCGGGGATGAGGTGGTGTGTGGGCCAGGGGCTGAGGTCTGGGACAGTAGGGCTTCCTTCTTCCAAATCAGCCCCTGGAAGCCCCCTAGGGCTTGCCTCTGGCCCAGCCTctctacaggcgtgcaccaccatgcacagctaattttatttttgtagagacggggtctcactaagtCACCCAGGCCTTctccaactcctgtgctcaagcgatccttgtgtcttggcctcccaaagtgctgggattccaggcgtgagccactgtgcctggcccagtttttattttttaaatgagatgagCTCTCTATAGctgagctcctgaaggaaacattTGTCCCCCAGCCTCATCCCAAAcccactcccttccaatccatctACAGGGGAGGGGGCTTCCTTCTGCCCCAACACCCTATATGGGGTACTTTGAAGGGTAGAGATGGAAGAGGGCCAGTTTCTGGAGTCCCACTGACCTGGGTTCACATCCAGCTTTGTCACTTATTGGGTGACCCCAATCAAGTCACTTCTCCTTGAGCCTCACTTTCCACCCACCTTGCTGGGTGCTGTGACTTCAGTGGTTCTGTGTGTGAACCCTCAGCACCATGATAGATTCGCTAGGCTCTGAGGATGTTGCTTCCCTGGGCTGTCCCTTCAGAGGGGCCTGTTGAGGGGAGGGCACTCCAGTGGTGGTGGCAGAGGagtaggcctgagccactggccTCCCTCACAGGAGTCTATGAAGATCGCGCTGCAGCACGGGGACCGGCCACTGCAGGCGCTCTGCCTGCTCTGCTTCGCTGACATCCACCGGAGCCGTGGGGACCTGGAGGTGAGGTCACCGGGATgcaggggctgggggcggggggcaggggCACAGGCCTGCTGCAGCCTGATTCCATCCCCCACCTGGCTCTGCAGACAGCCTTCCCCAGGTACGACTCCGCCATGAGCATCATGACCGAGATTGGAAACCGCCTGGGGCAGGTGCAGGCGCTG is a window encoding:
- the RAPSN gene encoding 43 kDa receptor-associated protein of the synapse isoform X1; its protein translation is MGQDQTKQQIEKGLQLYQSNQTEKALQVWMKVLEKSSDLMGRFRVLGCLVTAHSEMGRYKEMLKFAVVQIDTARELEDADFLLESYLNLARSNEKLCEFHKTISYCKTCLGLPGTRAGAQLGGQVSLSMGNAFLGLSVFQKALESFEKALRYAHNNDDAMLECRVCCSLGSFYAQVKDYEKALFFPCKAAELVNDYGKGWSLKYRAMSQYHMAVAYRLLGHLGSAMECCEESMKIALQHGDRPLQALCLLCFADIHRSRGDLETAFPRYDSAMSIMTEIGNRLGQVQALLGVAKCWVARKALDKALDAIERAQNLAEEVGNKLSQLKLHCLSESIYRSKGLQRELRAHVVRFHECVEETELYCGLCGESIGEKNSRLQALPCSHIFHLRCLQNNGTRSCPNCRRSSMKPGFV
- the RAPSN gene encoding 43 kDa receptor-associated protein of the synapse isoform X2; amino-acid sequence: MGQDQTKQQIEKGLQLYQSNQTEKALQVWMKVLEKSSDLMGRFRVLGCLVTAHSEMGRYKEMLKFAVVQIDTARELEDADFLLESYLNLARSNEKLCEFHKTISYCKTCLGLPGTRAGAQLGGQVSLSMGNAFLGLSVFQKALESFEKALRYAHNNDDAMLECRVCCSLGSFYAQVKDYEKALFFPCKAAELVNDYGKGWSLKYRAMSQYHMAVAYRLLGHLGSAMECCEESMKIALQHGDRPLQALCLLCFADIHRSRGDLELSQLKLHCLSESIYRSKGLQRELRAHVVRFHECVEETELYCGLCGESIGEKNSRLQALPCSHIFHLRCLQNNGTRSCPNCRRSSMKPGFV